One Sphingobacteruim zhuxiongii DNA window includes the following coding sequences:
- the fbaA gene encoding class II fructose-bisphosphate aldolase, with amino-acid sequence MSLKDFKGVLTGDQVQELFEIAKREKFALPAVNIIGTNSINAVMETAKAVNSPVIIQLSNGGAQFYAGKSLNNDGLQACILGAVSAAQHVHLLAEHYGVAVILHTDHAAKKLLPWIDGLLDAGEKFFAQHGKPLFSSHMLDLSEEPIEENIEISKKYLERMKPLGMTVEIELGVTGGEEDGVDNSDVDSSKLYTQPEEVAYAFEQLGQVSDKFTVAAAFGNVHGVYKPGNVKLQPVILHNSQEYIREKFNLTAEKPVNFVFHGGSGSSPEEIAEAISYGAIKMNIDTDMQWAFWDGVRAYEAKNHDYLQAQIGNPEGADSPNKKYYDPRVWLRKGEEAFVTRLKQAFEELNAIDVNSKL; translated from the coding sequence ATGAGCCTAAAAGATTTCAAAGGTGTTTTAACAGGAGATCAAGTACAAGAGTTATTTGAGATTGCTAAAAGAGAGAAATTTGCTTTACCAGCGGTAAACATTATCGGTACGAATTCTATCAATGCTGTTATGGAAACGGCGAAAGCAGTTAACTCACCCGTAATTATACAGTTATCAAACGGTGGAGCACAGTTCTATGCTGGTAAATCATTAAATAATGATGGCTTGCAAGCATGTATCTTAGGAGCTGTTTCTGCTGCTCAACACGTACATTTATTAGCAGAGCACTACGGTGTTGCTGTTATTTTACATACTGACCACGCGGCTAAGAAGCTTTTACCTTGGATCGATGGATTGTTAGATGCAGGAGAGAAATTCTTTGCTCAACACGGAAAACCTTTGTTCTCTTCTCATATGTTAGATCTTTCCGAAGAGCCAATTGAAGAAAATATCGAGATCTCTAAAAAATACTTAGAGCGCATGAAGCCACTAGGTATGACAGTTGAAATCGAATTAGGTGTTACAGGTGGAGAAGAAGACGGCGTTGACAACTCTGACGTTGATAGCTCTAAACTATATACACAACCAGAAGAAGTAGCTTACGCATTTGAGCAATTAGGTCAAGTTTCAGATAAATTTACTGTTGCTGCAGCTTTCGGAAATGTGCATGGCGTTTACAAACCAGGTAATGTTAAATTACAACCTGTTATTCTTCATAACTCACAAGAGTACATCCGTGAGAAATTTAATTTAACGGCTGAAAAACCAGTGAACTTCGTATTCCACGGTGGTTCTGGATCATCTCCTGAGGAAATTGCTGAGGCAATCTCTTACGGTGCAATCAAAATGAACATTGACACAGATATGCAATGGGCATTCTGGGATGGTGTTCGTGCTTACGAAGCGAAAAACCACGATTATTTGCAAGCTCAAATTGGTAACCCTGAAGGTGCTGATTCGCCTAACAAGAAATATTATGACCCACGTGTTTGGTTAAGAAAAGGTGAAGAAGCTTTTGTTACTCGTTTGAAACAAGCTTTCGAAGAGTTAAACGCTATTGATGTAAATAGCAAACTATAA
- a CDS encoding TonB-dependent receptor, which translates to MYNLYYILTIAMVCLSFSPNLLAQERTRSIEGLVVDTIGMGLKGVSVRLSSTDDTVAVMTNANGFYRIDKIKGEHISLTYSMLGHQIVKRTFPTNKFINQIFAPKITLHPQANIIPEVRVLKYIPVVNKGDTVQFNMKAFSFPARSLLEEALKNLPGFQILRDGTPFYNGQMITSVQVDGRKFFGGDVLTATRNLPAEFVKQIEVINDYGSLSTAKGIKNNEPEKIINIILEDNKKKITFGQATLGGGTRERYIGSIGVNKFNDGQEISVVGSLNNTNNSLFAFGSPNGAGGRVSSLGEFGDYSDQSDGLNKLGSLGISFSDNWGKDIQISGGYTYQSRHNLTEGNSLLTSSYSNFKIHKKEDYSTKTLDNYHKLFFEINSKLKNQDIIKITPTLTYNRTFVDNNRFTTRLNYRVSESGEQQDSSVNSTPTAELLLFYSKYFKKPGRKLVGDFRFNFQTLGKDERVRESYVVYDTTSTNPSISMFQQEQIVDARNDLSTIKSSISYVEPFYKHSLLEVSYDIDITDIEARRMVRKEPFEIIDSLGVDYAYRYSSFKTGLNYQYEPNNKFRVNVGFSVQPLSLDGKVKGDSASYKYNNVNLIPTTNVRYKIGDAMELQFSYLGKNNQPNFLHISPVRDNSNSRNIIVGNPALKAEFYNKISTSFKKFVPSRVQNFETSLAYTFISNKIVSSKTSVSKESTIQETSFENTSGYYDIRWNYFFNTPLINDNFQLDLNGDVEYYNNLSFIDTRKSTTKQLLYNQSLQFRYNWNEYFESVFNSNYFLNRAIYELPYENKIAAHSFLLSLGSKGYINNNIVLGAEMSQRFYKGYVSELSDVNPTIINTYLEYTFMKNKLALLRIQCFDLLDQNKNVGVLTEYAGNDVFESRNNRLGRYFMMTLNVRLQSYPKKK; encoded by the coding sequence GTGTATAACCTTTATTATATTTTGACCATTGCCATGGTCTGCCTTTCGTTCTCTCCGAATCTTCTCGCTCAAGAGCGAACTAGAAGCATCGAAGGTCTTGTGGTGGATACTATTGGGATGGGATTAAAAGGTGTATCAGTACGCTTGAGTAGCACAGACGATACCGTGGCAGTCATGACAAATGCCAACGGTTTTTACCGAATTGATAAAATTAAAGGAGAACATATTAGTCTAACCTATAGTATGCTTGGGCATCAAATCGTTAAAAGGACATTTCCCACGAATAAATTCATTAATCAGATTTTTGCGCCAAAGATCACGCTACATCCTCAAGCGAATATAATTCCAGAAGTAAGGGTCTTGAAATATATCCCCGTCGTAAATAAAGGTGATACCGTTCAATTTAATATGAAAGCATTTTCTTTCCCTGCACGCTCCTTGTTGGAGGAAGCATTGAAGAATTTGCCAGGCTTCCAAATCCTGCGCGATGGAACTCCGTTCTATAATGGACAGATGATTACTAGCGTTCAAGTGGATGGACGTAAGTTCTTTGGAGGAGATGTACTTACAGCAACAAGAAATCTTCCTGCTGAATTTGTTAAGCAAATTGAAGTTATCAATGATTACGGCTCCTTATCTACAGCAAAAGGAATAAAGAACAATGAACCAGAAAAGATCATCAACATCATTCTCGAGGACAATAAGAAGAAAATAACGTTCGGTCAAGCCACACTAGGTGGCGGTACTCGCGAGCGGTATATTGGAAGTATTGGCGTAAATAAGTTCAATGATGGTCAAGAGATATCCGTCGTTGGGTCCCTAAACAATACGAATAACAGTCTATTTGCATTTGGTTCACCTAATGGTGCAGGGGGTAGAGTCAGTTCTTTAGGAGAATTCGGCGACTATTCTGATCAATCCGACGGCTTGAATAAGCTCGGATCGTTGGGTATTAGTTTTTCAGATAATTGGGGTAAGGATATTCAAATTTCAGGCGGTTATACCTACCAAAGCAGACATAATTTGACTGAAGGTAATTCCCTATTAACCTCTTCCTATAGTAATTTCAAAATCCATAAGAAAGAAGATTACAGCACCAAAACTTTAGACAACTACCATAAGCTATTCTTTGAGATCAATTCCAAACTGAAGAATCAAGATATTATCAAAATAACGCCTACATTGACTTATAATAGAACTTTTGTAGATAATAATCGTTTTACGACGCGCTTAAACTATCGTGTTAGCGAGAGTGGAGAGCAACAAGATAGTTCGGTCAATTCGACGCCTACCGCCGAGTTGCTTTTGTTTTATTCTAAGTATTTTAAAAAACCAGGAAGGAAATTAGTAGGTGATTTTCGATTTAATTTCCAAACCTTAGGTAAAGATGAACGGGTTAGAGAAAGTTACGTTGTCTACGATACAACCAGTACGAATCCTTCCATTAGTATGTTTCAACAAGAGCAAATAGTTGATGCTCGTAATGATTTAAGCACCATTAAATCGTCGATCTCCTATGTCGAGCCTTTTTATAAGCACAGCCTTTTAGAGGTGTCCTATGATATTGACATTACCGACATTGAAGCGCGACGGATGGTCAGGAAAGAACCCTTTGAAATTATCGATTCCCTAGGCGTGGATTATGCCTATAGATACTCTAGTTTCAAGACAGGATTAAATTATCAGTATGAACCTAATAATAAATTTAGAGTAAATGTCGGATTCTCGGTTCAACCACTAAGCTTAGATGGAAAGGTTAAAGGAGATTCGGCTTCCTATAAATATAATAACGTAAATCTTATTCCGACAACAAATGTACGCTATAAGATTGGCGATGCTATGGAGCTTCAATTCTCCTATCTAGGAAAGAATAATCAGCCAAATTTCTTGCATATATCTCCAGTGCGTGATAACTCAAATTCTAGAAATATTATCGTGGGTAACCCGGCGTTAAAGGCAGAATTCTACAATAAGATATCGACGAGTTTTAAAAAGTTTGTGCCTTCTCGAGTGCAGAACTTTGAAACCAGCTTAGCATATACCTTTATCAGCAATAAAATTGTAAGTTCAAAAACATCGGTTTCCAAAGAGTCAACCATACAAGAAACATCCTTTGAGAATACAAGCGGATACTATGATATACGATGGAATTACTTCTTTAACACACCATTAATCAATGATAATTTCCAACTCGATCTAAATGGAGATGTTGAATACTATAATAATTTATCATTTATCGATACCCGGAAAAGTACGACAAAGCAATTGCTTTATAACCAAAGCTTGCAATTTAGATACAATTGGAATGAATACTTTGAGTCGGTCTTTAATTCCAACTATTTTCTGAATAGAGCAATCTATGAGCTCCCTTATGAAAATAAGATTGCTGCACATTCCTTCCTTTTAAGCTTGGGCAGTAAAGGCTATATTAATAATAATATTGTGCTTGGCGCAGAGATGTCGCAGCGATTTTATAAAGGTTACGTTAGTGAGTTAAGCGATGTAAATCCAACGATCATTAACACCTATCTAGAGTATACCTTTATGAAGAATAAATTAGCGTTGTTACGCATTCAATGTTTTGACTTATTAGATCAAAATAAGAATGTAGGCGTGTTGACAGAGTATGCAGGTAACGATGTCTTTGAATCTCGGAATAATCGATTAGGGCGCTATTTTATGATGACATTGAATGTCAGATTACAATCCTATCCAAAGAAAAAATAA
- a CDS encoding NAD(P)H-quinone oxidoreductase — translation MKAVIISAFGGPEVLTIEERENPIPNEYEVLIRVKAAGINRPDIFQRKGNYPAPDGVPADIAGLEVSGIVEQLGSKASKYRIGEEVMALVAGGGYAEYVTVHEDICLRKPANISFDEAAAIPETVFTVWHNVFQRGKLAKGENFLVHAGAGGIGTTAIQLAHAFGAKVYTTVGTSDKKKLTEELGAIKAVIYKEEDFAVALQGIGMDVILDAIGGDYFDKNIKLLNPEGRLVYINAMKGAKVELNLLKLMQKRINLTGSTLRARDIPFKASLAKEIQAQVIPLIESGIFKVQLSKVYDFKDAVAAHQQMESPEHYGKIVLSFNS, via the coding sequence ATGAAAGCTGTAATAATAAGTGCATTTGGCGGTCCAGAAGTTTTAACAATTGAGGAACGCGAGAATCCTATTCCCAATGAATATGAGGTTCTTATTCGAGTAAAAGCAGCGGGAATCAATCGTCCCGATATATTCCAACGAAAAGGGAATTATCCCGCTCCTGACGGTGTTCCTGCAGATATTGCAGGTTTAGAAGTGTCTGGAATTGTTGAGCAGCTTGGATCCAAGGCGTCAAAATATAGAATAGGAGAGGAAGTCATGGCATTGGTAGCGGGCGGAGGCTATGCTGAATATGTGACTGTACATGAGGATATTTGTTTGCGGAAACCGGCTAATATAAGTTTCGATGAAGCCGCTGCAATTCCTGAAACAGTATTTACCGTTTGGCACAATGTCTTTCAACGCGGGAAATTAGCCAAAGGAGAAAACTTTTTGGTACATGCAGGAGCAGGTGGAATCGGTACAACGGCAATACAGCTTGCGCACGCCTTCGGAGCAAAGGTTTATACTACTGTGGGGACAAGTGATAAAAAGAAACTTACGGAAGAGCTAGGGGCAATAAAAGCTGTTATTTATAAGGAAGAGGATTTTGCGGTAGCACTCCAAGGTATTGGAATGGATGTCATCTTAGATGCGATCGGTGGAGATTATTTCGATAAAAATATTAAACTATTGAATCCAGAGGGGCGATTGGTTTATATAAACGCAATGAAAGGAGCGAAGGTTGAGTTGAATTTATTAAAGCTTATGCAGAAGCGAATAAACTTGACGGGTTCAACACTTCGAGCGCGAGACATTCCATTTAAAGCATCCCTAGCAAAAGAGATTCAAGCGCAGGTCATTCCTTTAATCGAGAGCGGAATTTTTAAAGTACAATTAAGCAAGGTATACGATTTCAAAGATGCAGTCGCTGCCCATCAGCAGATGGAAAGTCCCGAACATTACGGAAAGATAGTGCTTTCTTTTAACAGCTAA
- a CDS encoding ferritin, translating into MKDLLKLKTSISEEIENILNAQVKVEAHSSALYLAMSAWCDDQGLDNAAAFFAKQSDEERAHMLKLFNYISARGGRAISPEVSNVPVDFESFRGVFEQTLEQEMFVTEQFNKIADKCMKAKDFVTFNFVQWFLEEQVEEEYVARRILELFDVIGEEGTGRWEIDRHLVKVTFDGE; encoded by the coding sequence ATGAAAGATTTATTGAAATTAAAAACATCTATCTCTGAGGAGATCGAAAACATATTGAACGCACAAGTTAAAGTGGAAGCACATTCATCAGCATTGTATTTAGCGATGTCAGCATGGTGTGATGATCAAGGTTTAGATAACGCAGCAGCATTCTTTGCAAAGCAATCTGACGAAGAACGTGCGCATATGTTGAAATTATTTAACTACATATCAGCAAGAGGTGGTCGTGCGATCTCTCCTGAAGTAAGCAATGTACCTGTTGATTTCGAATCATTCAGAGGTGTATTTGAGCAAACTTTAGAGCAAGAAATGTTCGTTACGGAGCAATTCAACAAAATTGCTGATAAATGTATGAAAGCAAAAGATTTCGTGACATTCAACTTCGTACAATGGTTCTTAGAAGAACAAGTAGAAGAAGAGTATGTTGCTCGTCGTATTCTTGAGTTATTCGATGTTATCGGAGAAGAAGGAACTGGTCGTTGGGAGATTGATCGTCACCTAGTTAAAGTTACTTTCGACGGAGAATAA
- the hpf gene encoding ribosome hibernation-promoting factor, HPF/YfiA family, with translation MNITVQSIKFNADQKLIEFIKKRSEKLNQFFDNIIEGACYLRLENVEDEANKIVELKFNVPGSQLFAKAQAKTFEEATDIAIESIRRQINKHKTKTRTNLSNHKEILNQEEEF, from the coding sequence ATGAACATTACAGTGCAATCTATTAAATTTAATGCAGACCAAAAGTTAATTGAGTTCATTAAGAAGAGATCAGAGAAGTTAAATCAGTTTTTCGACAACATCATCGAAGGCGCATGTTATTTGCGATTAGAAAATGTCGAAGACGAAGCTAACAAGATTGTGGAATTGAAATTCAATGTCCCAGGCAGTCAATTGTTCGCTAAGGCGCAGGCGAAGACCTTCGAAGAAGCAACTGATATAGCTATTGAATCGATCCGACGACAGATTAATAAGCACAAAACTAAGACTAGAACAAATTTAAGTAACCACAAAGAGATATTAAATCAAGAAGAGGAGTTTTAA
- a CDS encoding DUF6686 family protein: MICPLANVEEVFITDDAAVYQCSRQNCYWLEFQGTTTSFNVRDFFNFKKKVDNIDIEKMLNDSARNCDFEIIMPFRTERCFILSIEEILQLRDVLAGAKFMIELNGVIHSCLRSRTLLAI; encoded by the coding sequence ATGATTTGTCCTTTAGCAAACGTTGAAGAAGTATTTATAACAGATGACGCGGCAGTATACCAATGCAGCCGTCAAAATTGTTACTGGTTGGAGTTCCAAGGAACAACGACATCGTTCAATGTAAGAGACTTCTTTAATTTTAAAAAGAAAGTAGATAACATCGATATCGAAAAGATGTTAAATGACTCTGCGCGCAATTGCGACTTTGAAATTATCATGCCTTTCCGTACAGAACGTTGTTTCATTCTTTCCATTGAAGAGATATTACAATTACGTGATGTACTTGCTGGGGCTAAGTTTATGATTGAGCTGAATGGCGTAATTCATAGTTGCCTTAGGTCGCGTACCCTTCTTGCTATTTAA
- a CDS encoding tyrosine-type recombinase/integrase encodes MYKDNFITYLRFEKHYSVHTLSAYEKEIDQFLSFAEQESYTFDAIDFKFLRYYFSTLRESGKEVRSVNRAISALKSFYKFLMREGLCSKNPMSLIKSLKVPQKLPTIVEKDKLVQLLDNLEQELETFEDIRDFIVLELLFGTGIRVSELIKIKEIDVDFYNKKILILGKRSKERFVPINNTLLEELKRYLLEKKQQNFQNIIPELVVTKEGKPAYRELIYKIVKKYLSMITSQKKRSPHVLRHTFATALLDNGADLNAIKELLGHAGLSATQVYTHNSAERLKSIYKQAHPKA; translated from the coding sequence ATGTATAAGGATAACTTCATCACATATCTACGATTTGAAAAACACTACTCGGTGCATACATTGTCTGCTTATGAAAAAGAGATAGATCAATTTCTATCATTCGCGGAACAGGAATCGTATACCTTTGATGCCATAGATTTTAAATTTCTTCGCTATTATTTCTCTACGCTACGGGAGTCAGGAAAAGAAGTTCGTTCAGTGAATCGAGCGATATCGGCTTTGAAATCGTTCTATAAGTTTTTAATGAGGGAAGGGCTCTGTAGCAAGAATCCAATGTCTCTAATAAAGTCATTGAAGGTACCTCAAAAGCTACCGACGATTGTCGAGAAAGATAAGTTAGTTCAACTGCTTGATAACCTAGAACAGGAGCTCGAAACTTTTGAAGATATACGTGATTTCATTGTATTGGAACTACTTTTTGGAACGGGTATCCGTGTTTCTGAACTAATAAAAATAAAAGAAATTGATGTTGATTTTTATAATAAAAAAATACTTATATTAGGAAAAAGGAGCAAAGAACGCTTTGTTCCAATCAATAACACATTACTTGAAGAACTGAAACGATATTTGTTGGAAAAAAAACAACAAAACTTTCAAAACATTATCCCTGAATTAGTCGTTACCAAAGAAGGGAAGCCTGCATATCGGGAATTGATATATAAGATTGTTAAAAAGTACCTGAGTATGATTACTTCGCAGAAAAAAAGAAGTCCTCATGTCTTGAGACATACTTTCGCTACAGCATTATTAGACAACGGTGCAGATTTGAATGCAATTAAAGAGTTATTAGGCCACGCTGGGTTGTCCGCAACACAAGTTTATACGCATAACTCAGCTGAACGTTTGAAATCAATTTATAAACAAGCCCATCCAAAGGCTTAA
- a CDS encoding GH92 family glycosyl hydrolase, whose product MRLKFIASTFILGLSVLCSYAQKIGKVERPIDMVSTLVGTQSTYFLSSGNTYPAVALPWGMNFWSPQTGKMGDGWMYSYTAEKIRGIKQTHQPSPWMNDYGQFSIMAMVGNKTFDQEKRASYFSHKAEVAKPHYYSVYLADYDSKIEITPTERASYFRFTFPKTDEAFVLIDAFDKGSYVEVIPQEQKIIGYSTKNSGGVPENFKNYFVLQFDRAFANLSTFSDSLLVDGRLKIQADHVGALVGFQTAKAGEQVLVKVASSFISPQQAELNLKELEGITFDQQVKKGEERWNSELAKIQVEGGSIDQIRTFYSALYRSLLFPRMFYEIDANGQVVHYSPYNGKVLPGYMFTDTGFWDTFRCLFPFLNLMYPEVNEKIQEGLANAYREGGFLPEWASPGYRNIMVGNNSASIVADAWIKGVKTKDIETLYEAVKKGANNAGPMTAVGRAGADFYNELGYVPYDVKIHENAARSLEYAYDDFTIFQLAKSLNKPKEEQEFYKKRSFNYQKLFDPSTGLMRGKNKDGSWSTPFNPFKWGDAFTEGNSWHYSWSVFQDIEGLAKLMGGHAAMEIKLDSGFSLPPVFDDSYYGFPIHEIREMQIANMGQYAHGNQPIQHMIYLYNHVGAPWKSQYWLRETMNRMYSPNPDGYCGDEDNGQTSAWYVFTAMGFYPVTPATDEYVLGSPIFDKVTISLNNGKKVHIESKNNSDKNRYIQNLKFNNKNYSKNYIKHSELLKGANLSFDMGAEPNKQRGVSKGDLPYSLSLEDR is encoded by the coding sequence ATGCGATTAAAATTTATTGCTTCAACGTTTATACTGGGTCTATCCGTTTTGTGTTCCTATGCACAGAAAATCGGTAAAGTAGAACGCCCAATTGATATGGTTAGTACCCTGGTTGGTACTCAATCTACTTATTTTCTATCGAGTGGGAATACCTATCCTGCTGTGGCATTACCCTGGGGGATGAACTTCTGGAGTCCCCAAACTGGAAAGATGGGCGATGGTTGGATGTACAGCTATACCGCCGAAAAAATTCGAGGAATTAAGCAAACACATCAACCTTCACCATGGATGAATGACTATGGTCAATTCTCCATTATGGCCATGGTGGGCAATAAGACGTTCGATCAAGAAAAGCGGGCCAGCTATTTCTCGCATAAAGCAGAAGTCGCCAAGCCACATTACTATTCCGTTTATCTTGCCGATTACGACAGTAAAATTGAAATAACGCCAACGGAGCGCGCTTCATACTTCCGTTTTACCTTTCCGAAAACCGACGAAGCTTTTGTGCTGATCGATGCTTTCGATAAAGGTTCGTATGTGGAAGTGATTCCGCAGGAGCAGAAAATTATTGGATACAGCACCAAAAACAGTGGAGGGGTTCCTGAGAACTTTAAAAACTACTTTGTATTGCAGTTTGATCGTGCTTTTGCGAACTTATCTACTTTTTCCGATTCTCTTCTTGTCGATGGAAGACTTAAAATTCAAGCTGACCATGTCGGTGCATTAGTTGGGTTTCAAACCGCAAAAGCCGGAGAGCAAGTGTTGGTGAAAGTTGCATCTTCCTTTATTAGTCCTCAACAGGCGGAGCTTAATTTGAAGGAGTTGGAAGGCATTACCTTTGACCAACAAGTGAAAAAAGGAGAAGAGCGCTGGAATTCGGAGCTTGCCAAAATACAAGTCGAAGGAGGAAGCATTGATCAGATCCGTACCTTCTATTCGGCTCTATACCGTTCTTTACTATTCCCACGCATGTTTTACGAGATTGATGCCAATGGACAGGTTGTACATTACTCACCCTACAATGGAAAAGTACTGCCAGGATATATGTTTACAGATACGGGCTTTTGGGATACCTTCCGTTGCTTGTTTCCCTTTTTAAACTTGATGTATCCGGAGGTTAATGAAAAGATCCAAGAAGGCTTAGCAAATGCCTATCGAGAAGGAGGCTTTTTACCGGAGTGGGCAAGCCCTGGATATAGAAATATTATGGTTGGCAACAATTCCGCATCGATTGTAGCTGACGCTTGGATAAAGGGCGTGAAAACTAAGGACATTGAAACTCTGTATGAAGCAGTAAAGAAAGGCGCGAATAATGCTGGTCCTATGACCGCCGTAGGACGCGCGGGAGCGGACTTCTACAATGAATTGGGTTATGTACCCTACGACGTAAAAATTCATGAGAACGCAGCGCGTTCCCTAGAATACGCTTACGACGATTTTACCATTTTTCAATTGGCTAAATCATTAAATAAACCTAAAGAAGAACAAGAGTTCTATAAAAAGCGCTCTTTCAACTATCAGAAGCTATTTGATCCATCAACGGGCTTGATGCGTGGAAAAAACAAAGATGGATCTTGGTCAACGCCTTTCAATCCGTTTAAATGGGGCGATGCCTTTACTGAAGGAAATAGCTGGCATTATAGCTGGTCGGTATTTCAAGATATTGAGGGACTAGCAAAATTGATGGGTGGACATGCAGCAATGGAAATAAAGCTTGATTCCGGATTTAGTCTTCCACCAGTATTTGACGATTCTTACTATGGATTTCCAATACATGAAATTAGGGAAATGCAAATAGCAAATATGGGTCAGTATGCGCATGGAAATCAACCTATTCAACACATGATTTACTTATATAACCATGTTGGAGCGCCGTGGAAATCACAATATTGGCTTCGTGAAACCATGAATAGGATGTATTCACCAAATCCAGACGGCTATTGTGGTGACGAAGATAATGGACAAACATCTGCATGGTATGTATTCACGGCAATGGGATTTTACCCCGTAACACCTGCAACAGACGAATACGTACTGGGATCACCCATTTTTGATAAGGTAACGATCAGCTTGAATAATGGAAAGAAAGTGCATATTGAATCAAAAAATAACTCCGATAAGAATCGCTATATCCAAAACCTGAAATTCAATAATAAGAACTATAGCAAAAACTATATCAAACATAGCGAACTTCTCAAAGGTGCAAATCTAAGCTTTGATATGGGAGCAGAACCCAATAAGCAAAGAGGCGTAAGTAAGGGCGATTTGCCGTATTCTTTGTCTCTGGAGGACAGATAA
- the scpB gene encoding SMC-Scp complex subunit ScpB: MKDILLNIEAIIFASAEGISIQDLRLVLQEAMAIEINKQEIEDFVEKIKLKYTADDQVFELHNINEQYQFLTKAVYHNSINQLQLHKEKRKLSQAGLETLAIIAYRQPITKLEVEQIRGVNCDYTIQRLLDKGMISIVGKADSIGKPLLYATSFEFMQHFGLRSTKELPQLKDIVAEENSIGEIVE; the protein is encoded by the coding sequence TTGAAAGATATTCTATTAAATATTGAAGCAATTATTTTTGCTTCAGCAGAAGGAATCAGTATTCAGGACTTACGTCTTGTGTTACAAGAGGCTATGGCGATAGAGATTAATAAGCAAGAGATTGAAGATTTTGTTGAGAAAATTAAGCTAAAATATACGGCTGACGATCAAGTTTTCGAACTACATAATATTAACGAACAATATCAGTTTTTAACAAAAGCGGTTTATCATAATTCAATAAATCAGCTGCAGTTACATAAAGAAAAAAGAAAGTTGTCACAAGCAGGATTGGAAACATTAGCAATCATTGCTTATCGTCAACCGATTACAAAACTCGAAGTAGAGCAAATCCGCGGGGTGAACTGTGATTACACCATCCAACGTCTACTCGACAAAGGAATGATCAGCATTGTCGGCAAAGCGGATAGCATTGGTAAACCTCTACTTTATGCGACCAGTTTTGAGTTTATGCAGCATTTTGGATTAAGAAGCACAAAAGAGCTTCCTCAACTGAAAGACATTGTGGCTGAGGAGAATAGCATTGGTGAAATTGTTGAATAA